One Rosa chinensis cultivar Old Blush chromosome 5, RchiOBHm-V2, whole genome shotgun sequence genomic region harbors:
- the LOC112165949 gene encoding probable transcription factor At1g61730 → MAPKRPSPLDEPPAASSSEEEEEASSEEEGSGSGSEESESDAEATEPQKTTSTAQATPEKKPQAKKPESAAAKPQSSSSGETETESESESDGDTLAQRRVNVKPIASKPMEEVTPPPKATKPRSKPSASSPPATAKSGTKRPGGESELVKDSKKAKKKGDDPEEDGVEEESKKSKLFQRLWSDEDEIIILKGMNEYKTKKGVDPYADMTAFHEFIKKSLKVDVTKIQLQDKIRRMRKKFENNVKKKHKPTKAHDSKTFELSKKVWGGGEGGEDLTGQVTIASFGKGEQPKSNGKAKGNQKSNSKTLAALKAELLASPETTKEDEKSEALLKPCASNSVLSEVIGFHKGFKELGLSETIVKQGMELIGGSKRADLEDRWNKLHVAELELFVQRTELMRDQGKLILEAFKKSDH, encoded by the coding sequence ATGGCACCTAAGCGCCCGTCTCCCTTGGACGAACCGCCGGCCGCTTCTTCAtcggaggaagaggaggaagccTCGTCCGAAGAAGAAGGATCCGGATCCGGATCCGAGGAGTCCGAATCCGATGCCGAAGCAACCGAGCCGCAAAAGACCACCTCGACCGCGCAAGCAACTCCCGAGAAGAAGCCGCAAGCTAAGAAGCCGGAATCCGCTGCCGCAAAGCCTCAGTCTTCTTCCTCCGGCGAGACCGAAACCGAGTCTGAATCGGAATCCGACGGCGACACGCTCGCCCAACGCAGAGTCAATGTCAAGCCGATCGCGTCCAAGCCCATGGAGGAGGTGACGCCGCCGCCGAAGGCCACCAAGCCCAGATCGAAGCCCTCGGCTTCTTCTCCTCCGGCGACGGCGAAATCCGGTACGAAGCGTCCTGGTGGCGAGAGCGAGTTGGTTAAGGACTCGAAGAAGGCTAAGAAGAAGGGAGATGATCCAGAGGAGGATGGTGTGGAAGAGGAATCGAAGAAATCGAAACTGTTTCAGAGGCTTTGGAGcgatgaagatgagattatcATTCTGAAAGGGATGAATGAGTACAAAACGAAGAAAGGGGTGGACCCTTATGCTGATATGACTGCATTTCATGAGTTTATCAAGAAATCGTTGAAGGTGGATGTTACTAAGATCCAATTGCAAGATAAGATTCGGAGGATGAGGAAGAAGTTTGAGAACAATGTGAAGAAGAAGCACAAGCCGACTAAGGCTCATGACTCGAAGACTTTCGAGTTGTCGAAGAAGGTGTGGGGAGGTGGTGAAGGGGGTGAAGATTTAACTGGGCAGGTTACTATTGCTTCATTTGGGAAGGGGGAACAGCCCAAGTCTAATGGGAAGGCTAAGGGTAATCAGAAGAGTAACAGCAAGACTTTGGCTGCTCTGAAAGCTGAGCTGTTGGCGTCGCCGGAGACTACAAAGGAAGATGAGAAGAGTGAAGCTTTGCTGAAACCATGTGCATCAAATAGTGTGTTGAGTGAGGTTATTGGGTTTCATAAGGGTTTCAAAGAGTTGGGGTTGTCGGAGACTATTGTGAAGCAGGGTATGGAATTGATTGGTGGATCAAAGCGTGCTGATTTGGAGGATAGGTGGAACAAGCTGCATGTTGCTGAATTGGAGCTTTTTGTTCAGAGGACTGAGCTCATGAGAGATCAGGGCAAGTTGATCTTGGAGGCCTTCAAGAAATCAGACCATTAG